A genomic stretch from Candidatus Eisenbacteria bacterium includes:
- a CDS encoding AtpZ/AtpI family protein, whose product MGKKRKDGYSSLREAGLLSTIPFLLAGGPVIGFFVGSFLDKRLGTSPYLSIVFVVLGFVAGIREVYKVISLAMREERKREEERK is encoded by the coding sequence ATGGGGAAAAAACGTAAGGATGGATATTCGTCCCTAAGGGAAGCAGGACTCTTATCGACAATTCCGTTTCTCCTTGCCGGTGGGCCGGTAATTGGTTTTTTCGTTGGGAGTTTTCTCGACAAGAGACTGGGGACTTCACCTTACCTCTCCATAGTCTTTGTCGTGCTGGGATTTGTTGCAGGAATAAGAGAAGTCTACAAGGTAATAAGTCTGGCGATGAGAGAGGAAAGGAAAAGAGAGGAAGAAAGGAAATAG
- the atpA gene encoding F0F1 ATP synthase subunit alpha, translating into MKLRPEEVSSIIRKEIEKYETTLEMKSVGLVLQVGDGIARVWGLEDAMAGELLKFPGDVMGMVLNLEEDNVGAVLFGSDEKIKEGDMVTRTGKIASVPVGPHLKGRVVNALGMPVDGKGPIATDKFRPIEGRAPGVVERQPVKEPVQTGLKAIDSMIPIGRGQRELIIGDRQTGKTAIVVDTILNQKGTDLHCIYVAIGQKESTVARVVQILEEHNAMEYTTVVSATASEPAPLQYIAPYAGCAIGEEYLYNGKHVVVFYDDLSKHAQSYRQLSLLLRRPPGREAFPGDIFYLHSRLLERSAKLNNELGGGSLTAIPLVETQAGDISAYIPTNVISITDGQIFLESDLFYSGIRPGINVGISVSRVGGKAQVSAMRKVAGRLRLELAQYGELAAFAQFGSDLDKLTLAQLTRGERLTEILKQNQYVPMPVEKQVMIIYAGTNGFLDDLAVEAVRKFEGEFLQFMEKEYPDVGHDIARTRDLSKATEAKLNEGIKTFKEQFVKQ; encoded by the coding sequence ATGAAGCTTAGACCCGAAGAGGTCAGTTCAATAATCAGGAAGGAAATCGAGAAGTACGAAACGACCCTCGAGATGAAGAGCGTCGGTCTTGTTCTTCAGGTTGGAGACGGCATTGCAAGGGTGTGGGGACTTGAAGATGCGATGGCCGGCGAACTTCTCAAGTTTCCAGGCGACGTAATGGGAATGGTATTGAACCTCGAGGAAGACAATGTCGGCGCAGTCCTCTTCGGTTCTGACGAGAAGATAAAGGAAGGCGACATGGTGACCAGAACAGGGAAGATTGCCTCTGTTCCTGTCGGACCGCATCTCAAGGGAAGAGTGGTGAATGCTCTGGGCATGCCGGTGGACGGGAAGGGTCCGATTGCCACGGATAAGTTCCGCCCAATAGAGGGAAGAGCGCCGGGGGTGGTCGAAAGACAGCCGGTCAAGGAACCGGTCCAGACTGGCCTCAAGGCAATTGACTCCATGATTCCAATCGGCAGAGGTCAAAGAGAACTCATAATCGGGGACAGGCAGACAGGAAAGACTGCCATTGTGGTTGACACGATTCTAAATCAGAAGGGGACTGACCTTCACTGCATATACGTTGCGATAGGTCAGAAAGAATCCACAGTGGCAAGGGTCGTTCAGATTCTTGAAGAGCACAATGCGATGGAGTACACGACTGTGGTGTCAGCGACAGCCAGCGAGCCGGCGCCGCTTCAGTATATCGCTCCCTATGCAGGGTGTGCGATTGGGGAGGAGTATCTCTACAACGGAAAACATGTAGTGGTTTTCTACGATGACCTTTCGAAGCACGCTCAGTCATACCGGCAACTCTCCCTTCTCCTGAGAAGGCCGCCCGGCCGCGAAGCTTTTCCCGGTGATATCTTCTATCTCCACTCGCGGCTTCTTGAGCGGTCAGCCAAGTTGAACAACGAGCTCGGAGGCGGTTCATTGACTGCGATCCCGCTGGTCGAAACACAGGCAGGCGACATCTCCGCCTACATTCCCACAAATGTTATTTCCATAACTGACGGACAGATATTTCTTGAATCTGACCTTTTCTACTCGGGAATCAGGCCCGGAATAAATGTTGGAATATCCGTATCACGAGTAGGAGGGAAGGCTCAGGTCAGCGCGATGAGAAAGGTTGCGGGACGGTTGAGGCTGGAGCTTGCACAGTACGGAGAGCTTGCGGCATTTGCGCAGTTCGGCTCAGACCTCGATAAATTAACACTTGCTCAGCTCACAAGAGGTGAAAGGCTTACGGAAATCCTGAAGCAGAATCAATATGTGCCAATGCCGGTTGAAAAGCAGGTGATGATAATTTACGCGGGGACTAACGGATTCCTTGACGACCTGGCAGTGGAAGCCGTCCGGAAGTTTGAAGGGGAGTTCCTTCAGTTCATGGAAAAGGAATACCCGGATGTCGGGCATGATATCGCCAGGACCAGGGACTTGAGCAAGGCAACCGAGGCAAAACTGAATGAGGGAATCAAGACATTCAAAGAGCAGTTCGTAAAACAGTAA
- a CDS encoding F0F1 ATP synthase subunit delta — protein sequence MNTGLLSKKYAVALFGFARKKGEVETVENDLNALREFLKRDATLITFLESPDVLDSHKETLLKDVFGQRVSRSVLEFLLLLFRKKRMRLLENICDDFESLALEARGVQRAKVITAFKLRDDLRDSLGSALESVTRKKIVLQEEVNPELIGGAVIIVHNKVIDDSVRTKLEKLRDSLISTRVH from the coding sequence ATGAACACTGGCTTGCTTTCAAAAAAGTATGCGGTCGCCCTTTTCGGATTCGCGCGAAAGAAAGGCGAGGTTGAAACCGTCGAGAATGATCTGAATGCGCTTAGGGAGTTCCTGAAGAGGGATGCAACTCTCATCACTTTTCTTGAATCCCCCGATGTTCTCGACAGCCACAAAGAAACGCTTCTTAAGGATGTCTTCGGTCAGAGAGTATCGAGGAGCGTGCTTGAGTTTCTTCTCCTTCTCTTTAGAAAAAAACGAATGCGCCTGCTTGAGAATATCTGTGACGATTTCGAATCTCTTGCACTGGAAGCGAGAGGCGTGCAGAGGGCCAAAGTGATTACCGCTTTCAAGCTTAGAGATGACCTGAGAGATTCTCTTGGGAGCGCCTTGGAGTCCGTGACTCGCAAGAAAATCGTTCTTCAGGAAGAGGTCAATCCCGAGCTCATCGGAGGCGCCGTAATCATTGTTCACAACAAAGTGATCGATGACAGTGTAAGAACAAAACTGGAGAAACTGAGAGATTCCCTGATAAGTACACGGGTTCATTAG
- a CDS encoding HisA/HisF-related TIM barrel protein, whose translation MGDAKVIQIFPAIDLLDGKVVRMRRGEKKEVITYSSDPAAIARRWEKDGADCLHIVDLGGRFSEKGNNVKALRSIADAVKIPWQLSASIEDENAIETILDLGGVQVVLGPGSTARSVFVKKALARFGGSLSAAIDFREEGLLFEESPGRTQENLQGRILNLHNAGFRDFVLTDVTRDGTMKGPNVELLRNIDFPQDSSFSLAGGVSTLGHVAELQKLGSHSLRAIIVGRALYEGKLRISAVQSVLNNPC comes from the coding sequence GTGGGGGATGCGAAAGTAATTCAGATTTTCCCTGCAATTGACCTCCTTGATGGAAAAGTTGTCAGGATGAGAAGGGGAGAAAAGAAGGAAGTGATAACTTACAGCTCTGATCCGGCAGCCATTGCCCGGCGATGGGAGAAAGACGGAGCCGATTGCCTTCACATCGTTGACCTGGGTGGCCGCTTCTCAGAAAAGGGTAACAATGTCAAGGCGCTCAGGAGCATTGCTGATGCGGTGAAAATTCCGTGGCAGTTGAGCGCAAGCATCGAAGATGAGAATGCCATCGAGACCATTCTTGACTTGGGGGGCGTGCAAGTTGTTCTTGGCCCAGGATCCACGGCCAGAAGTGTTTTTGTGAAGAAGGCCCTGGCGAGATTCGGCGGAAGCTTGAGCGCAGCCATTGACTTCAGGGAAGAGGGTCTTCTATTTGAAGAATCGCCCGGGAGGACGCAAGAAAATCTGCAAGGCAGAATCCTCAATCTTCACAACGCGGGCTTCAGAGATTTCGTGCTTACCGATGTGACAAGGGACGGCACGATGAAAGGGCCCAACGTTGAGCTGCTGAGAAACATAGATTTTCCGCAAGACTCTTCTTTCTCTCTCGCGGGCGGCGTTTCGACTCTCGGTCACGTCGCTGAGTTGCAGAAACTAGGATCGCATTCCCTGCGTGCGATTATCGTCGGGAGAGCACTCTACGAAGGGAAACTCCGAATTTCCGCGGTCCAATCAGTTCTCAACAATCCTTGCTGA
- the atpF gene encoding F0F1 ATP synthase subunit B, which yields MGLIDLSQVVTQIIGFLLALYLLKRLAWKPLLHILDERRGKITGEFEEIEKLKGEIKAIELKLTTALKGIEALERAKIQEAISEGQKIAREIRESARDEAKEVIEKAKMEIGRERAKARIELRDEIVDAVVRATERIIKQTLTEENQKKLISDFIEGLETLK from the coding sequence ATGGGATTAATTGACTTGAGTCAGGTCGTAACACAGATTATCGGATTTCTCCTGGCGCTCTATCTTCTCAAGCGGCTTGCCTGGAAGCCTCTTCTTCACATTCTTGACGAAAGAAGGGGAAAGATTACGGGCGAGTTTGAAGAAATTGAGAAACTGAAGGGTGAGATAAAGGCGATCGAGCTGAAGCTGACGACTGCGCTCAAGGGGATTGAGGCACTCGAAAGAGCAAAGATCCAGGAAGCAATCTCGGAAGGACAAAAGATTGCACGGGAGATCAGAGAATCTGCCAGGGACGAAGCGAAAGAAGTCATCGAAAAAGCAAAGATGGAAATCGGCAGGGAGAGAGCAAAAGCAAGGATTGAGCTTAGAGATGAGATTGTTGATGCCGTTGTCCGGGCAACCGAACGCATCATAAAGCAGACTCTCACCGAGGAAAATCAGAAGAAACTCATATCGGATTTCATAGAAGGGCTTGAAACACTCAAATGA
- the atpB gene encoding F0F1 ATP synthase subunit A yields the protein MGLEFYLRGRNLTLFLSILASLFGATYHSPSAALGFLAGTLWSILNFELIRSLVSFLSERHLAVVPEPFGGAKSGVSGWGPIPSVLALFRTVWRNTGKKLQRMLEGHRRIKLVVIVAIKFPVLYGLGWVLLASDRLPIYFLLAGYTLPFAVIFLKAVGSALTSSSSRPTPSPCPLPKGERNEENTPAGAPKKLLFLVPFVVPFFLYALPSLTFSSEAKKEGGAPELPNIIILLAEGIGNVGWAEFLERYQNIFFSWLIIIGLSILGYLASRRPAMVPGKFQNGVELVVEQIENLIVGILGERGRELVPFLGTLFIYIFSMNLFGLIPGMKSPSSSLSTTAALGITVFFYVQYSGIRNLGFLGYFHHLAGSPRDVIGWAMVPIMLPVHILGELIKPVSLSCRLFGNIFGEDVLIAVFVGLGVTILSFLHLPVGIPLQLPFIFLALLTSAVQALIFTLLSTIYFLLMFPHEESH from the coding sequence TTGGGTCTCGAATTCTACCTAAGAGGAAGAAATCTAACACTTTTTCTCTCCATCCTGGCTTCACTGTTTGGCGCAACCTACCATTCGCCCTCGGCCGCTCTTGGATTTCTCGCCGGCACTCTGTGGAGCATTCTTAATTTCGAGCTGATTCGCTCCCTTGTCTCATTTCTGAGCGAGCGCCATTTGGCCGTTGTTCCTGAACCTTTTGGCGGCGCGAAATCCGGCGTGTCTGGTTGGGGTCCGATTCCGAGCGTCCTCGCTCTTTTCCGCACTGTCTGGCGCAATACCGGAAAAAAGCTTCAGAGAATGCTTGAAGGTCATCGTCGAATCAAGCTTGTCGTTATCGTCGCAATCAAGTTTCCGGTTCTCTACGGCTTGGGCTGGGTTCTCCTGGCATCGGACCGTCTCCCAATCTACTTCCTTCTTGCGGGCTACACGCTTCCGTTTGCTGTGATCTTCCTGAAAGCGGTCGGAAGCGCGCTCACGTCAAGCTCATCTCGTCCAACCCCCTCACCCTGCCCTCTCCCCAAAGGGGAGAGGAATGAGGAGAATACTCCTGCGGGTGCCCCGAAAAAGCTCCTCTTTCTCGTTCCGTTCGTTGTTCCCTTCTTTCTCTACGCCCTTCCATCTTTGACTTTTTCTTCCGAAGCAAAGAAAGAAGGCGGAGCACCCGAGCTTCCCAATATCATCATCCTTCTTGCGGAAGGAATAGGAAATGTCGGCTGGGCAGAGTTCCTGGAAAGATACCAGAACATCTTTTTCTCCTGGCTCATTATCATCGGGCTCAGCATTCTCGGCTATCTTGCATCAAGAAGGCCCGCGATGGTGCCCGGGAAATTTCAGAACGGCGTCGAACTCGTCGTCGAACAGATTGAGAATCTCATCGTCGGAATCCTTGGCGAGAGAGGAAGAGAATTGGTTCCGTTCCTGGGCACTCTGTTCATCTATATTTTCTCCATGAACCTCTTCGGCCTGATCCCCGGGATGAAATCTCCTTCGTCGAGCCTGAGCACGACGGCAGCCCTCGGCATAACAGTCTTTTTCTATGTTCAGTACAGTGGAATAAGGAATCTTGGCTTCCTCGGATATTTTCACCACCTTGCAGGAAGTCCGCGTGACGTGATTGGCTGGGCAATGGTCCCGATAATGCTTCCGGTCCATATCCTCGGAGAGCTCATAAAGCCGGTGAGTCTCTCTTGCCGTCTCTTTGGAAACATTTTTGGTGAGGATGTCTTGATAGCAGTTTTTGTAGGGCTTGGTGTTACTATCCTGAGCTTTCTTCATCTTCCCGTCGGAATTCCTCTCCAGCTTCCATTCATTTTTCTTGCTTTGTTGACCAGTGCAGTCCAGGCACTGATTTTTACTCTTCTTAGCACAATTTATTTCTTGCTGATGTTTCCTCACGAGGAGAGTCATTGA
- the atpG gene encoding ATP synthase F1 subunit gamma yields the protein MPPAREFRRRIRSVKNTMQVTKAMELVSAAKLRRSQQKVLNARPYSTGMKGILERVSLAAREFSHPFFEAREGGKTCLVVVTSDKGLCGAYNTNVLKKAEEFLEECELENTVLFLIGRKGFDYFRKRRWKIAGKHTEMRGRLDLRTVKKVTDELLHLYLSGEVNEIRLLYTSFISLLSRKVTLEKFLPISPVGSEQRGRSIDGNKESPREPHLTTAGPGPGKSEESREVLDYILEPSPEAIFESLLPRYAMTRIFIGLAESFASENSARMIAMSAATKNAQEMIDYLTLIMNRLRQAAITKEISEIVGGGENLR from the coding sequence ATGCCGCCCGCCAGAGAGTTCAGAAGAAGAATAAGAAGCGTTAAGAACACGATGCAGGTCACAAAGGCCATGGAGCTGGTCTCTGCTGCCAAGCTCAGGCGCTCTCAGCAGAAGGTGCTTAACGCAAGGCCGTACTCGACTGGCATGAAAGGAATCCTTGAAAGGGTTTCTCTGGCAGCAAGAGAGTTTTCCCATCCGTTCTTCGAGGCGAGGGAAGGCGGGAAGACTTGCCTTGTTGTCGTGACTTCCGATAAGGGGCTCTGCGGCGCATACAATACGAATGTGTTGAAGAAGGCAGAGGAGTTCCTCGAAGAATGCGAGCTCGAGAATACGGTGCTGTTTCTGATTGGCAGAAAGGGCTTTGACTACTTCAGGAAGCGGAGATGGAAAATCGCCGGAAAGCACACTGAAATGCGCGGACGGCTTGACTTGAGGACGGTAAAGAAGGTGACTGACGAGTTGCTTCATCTCTATCTTTCCGGAGAGGTCAACGAAATCCGTCTTCTTTATACGAGCTTTATCAGTTTGCTCTCAAGAAAGGTGACTCTCGAAAAATTCCTGCCGATTTCTCCAGTGGGAAGTGAGCAACGTGGCAGAAGCATTGATGGAAACAAAGAGTCACCTCGTGAACCGCATCTTACGACGGCTGGGCCGGGGCCGGGAAAATCTGAAGAATCCAGGGAAGTTCTGGACTACATCCTTGAACCGTCGCCGGAAGCCATATTCGAGTCTCTTCTTCCAAGGTATGCGATGACCCGCATCTTCATCGGCCTTGCTGAATCGTTTGCATCGGAGAATTCTGCAAGAATGATTGCTATGAGCGCTGCCACCAAGAATGCGCAAGAGATGATAGATTACCTCACACTTATTATGAACAGGCTGAGGCAGGCGGCAATAACCAAAGAGATTTCTGAAATTGTTGGCGGAGGAGAAAATCTCAGATAG
- the lysA gene encoding diaminopimelate decarboxylase yields MHLFSYREGSLFCEGVSLTEIASQAGTPSYVYSLNTILNHFRRYVHAWAPLEPLVAYSVKACSNLAILRAIAKRGAGADIVSGGELHRALKAGFPPGRIIFGGVGKTDDEIDFALDSGILFFNVDSLEELAVLNELAKRKHKRAKVALRINPHVESITHPYVRTGGATNKFGIDIGRALESCQKAAALPGIELVGIHEHIGSQIVDVGPFKESLLRLLSLLDELKTAGIDLKFLDLGGGLGITYKDEKPPELEKFAREITSLINERKLNLVLEPGRVIAGNAGILLTRVIQIKRTQAKKFIIVDAAMNDLMRPALYDAYHEILPVRETKERETADVVGAICETGDFFAKDRRIANVEREELLAVMSAGAYGFSMSSNYNSRPRCAEVLVKGDRFAVIRERETYEDLERGESIPSFVEEDL; encoded by the coding sequence ATGCATCTGTTCTCGTATCGCGAAGGATCACTTTTCTGTGAAGGCGTCTCCCTAACTGAGATAGCATCCCAGGCGGGAACGCCCTCCTATGTTTACAGTCTCAACACAATCCTCAACCACTTCAGACGATACGTCCATGCCTGGGCTCCGCTTGAGCCGCTCGTGGCTTACTCCGTGAAGGCGTGCTCAAACCTCGCAATTCTCCGGGCAATCGCGAAACGGGGTGCAGGCGCAGATATTGTTTCGGGCGGCGAGCTTCACAGAGCTCTCAAGGCGGGCTTTCCACCCGGAAGAATCATCTTCGGCGGAGTCGGGAAAACCGATGACGAGATTGATTTCGCCCTTGATTCCGGGATTCTGTTTTTCAACGTGGATTCACTTGAAGAACTCGCAGTGCTCAATGAATTGGCCAAGAGGAAGCACAAAAGGGCGAAAGTCGCGCTCCGGATAAATCCGCACGTCGAATCCATCACTCATCCTTACGTGAGGACCGGCGGGGCAACCAACAAGTTCGGAATAGACATTGGACGAGCATTGGAATCATGCCAGAAAGCAGCGGCATTGCCGGGAATTGAACTGGTGGGAATTCATGAACATATCGGATCTCAAATCGTTGATGTCGGTCCTTTCAAAGAATCTCTCCTGAGACTCCTTTCACTTCTCGATGAACTCAAGACCGCCGGCATCGATTTGAAATTCCTCGACCTCGGCGGAGGCCTGGGAATAACGTACAAGGACGAAAAGCCGCCCGAGCTCGAAAAATTCGCAAGAGAAATCACATCGCTGATCAATGAGAGAAAGCTAAACCTGGTCCTTGAGCCTGGAAGAGTGATTGCCGGAAATGCAGGAATCCTTCTGACCAGAGTGATCCAGATCAAGCGGACACAGGCAAAGAAATTCATCATTGTGGATGCCGCCATGAACGATTTGATGAGGCCTGCTCTTTACGATGCCTACCACGAAATCCTGCCTGTCAGGGAAACCAAAGAACGTGAAACCGCCGATGTAGTCGGAGCAATTTGCGAGACAGGCGATTTCTTTGCGAAAGACAGGAGAATCGCAAATGTAGAGAGGGAAGAACTCCTTGCGGTGATGAGTGCGGGAGCTTACGGGTTCTCCATGTCATCAAACTATAATTCCCGACCGAGATGCGCCGAGGTTCTTGTGAAAGGCGACAGATTTGCCGTTATCAGGGAAAGAGAAACTTATGAGGATCTCGAAAGGGGAGAGAGCATTCCCTCATTCGTTGAGGAAGACTTGTAG
- a CDS encoding Glu/Leu/Phe/Val dehydrogenase, which produces MAITHEPKRAAGSGTKKASLYDNVTKQFDDAADLMKLNPDIRSILGKTMNEIVVHFPVKMDDGRIEMLSGYRVQHNNVLGPFKGGLRYHPAVDIDEVRALATWMTWKTAISGIPFGGAKGGIHLDPSEYTPGELERITRRFTFALGNNIGPEYDIVAPDVNTNAQIMAWILDTYLSTMPPDERNRCTHIVTGKPVESGGSLGRDKATGQGVVFVMERWAKDHGFNLNGATYKLQGFGNVGSWTARLLKPHGARLVAVEDITGAVSNPDGIDPDELCSHMKEHRQIKDYRKATPIDHVAFMSAKVDIFIPAAMENLITADTAHLVDVKLVVEAANGPTDPDGDVILRKKGIEVIPDILCNSGGVIVSYFEWLQNKRSENWELEEVDSKLQKKILGGYERVSSTAKKYETDWRTAAYIVALKRLETVYRERGIFP; this is translated from the coding sequence ATGGCCATTACCCACGAGCCAAAGCGAGCAGCGGGATCAGGCACAAAAAAAGCGAGTCTGTATGATAACGTAACCAAACAGTTCGACGATGCGGCGGACCTCATGAAGCTTAATCCGGACATACGGAGTATCTTGGGAAAGACGATGAACGAAATCGTTGTCCATTTCCCGGTGAAGATGGATGATGGCCGGATTGAAATGTTATCCGGCTATCGCGTCCAGCACAACAACGTGCTCGGCCCATTCAAAGGCGGACTGCGCTATCACCCCGCGGTAGACATTGATGAAGTGCGAGCGCTCGCGACATGGATGACATGGAAGACAGCAATCTCCGGCATCCCGTTTGGCGGAGCCAAGGGCGGAATCCACCTGGACCCATCAGAGTACACGCCCGGTGAATTGGAGCGCATCACGCGCCGGTTCACGTTTGCCCTGGGCAACAACATAGGGCCTGAGTACGACATCGTGGCCCCGGATGTGAATACCAATGCGCAAATCATGGCGTGGATTCTGGACACTTACCTTTCCACGATGCCTCCGGATGAGCGGAATCGCTGCACTCATATCGTGACCGGAAAGCCGGTGGAGTCCGGCGGCAGTTTGGGACGCGACAAGGCGACAGGGCAAGGTGTTGTCTTCGTGATGGAACGCTGGGCAAAGGATCACGGCTTCAATCTGAATGGCGCCACTTACAAGCTTCAGGGTTTCGGGAACGTCGGTTCCTGGACGGCTCGTCTCTTGAAGCCACATGGTGCAAGGCTTGTCGCAGTCGAGGATATTACCGGAGCCGTCAGCAACCCTGACGGTATCGACCCCGACGAACTGTGCAGTCACATGAAAGAGCACAGGCAAATCAAGGACTACCGTAAGGCGACCCCAATTGACCATGTTGCGTTCATGAGTGCTAAAGTTGACATTTTCATCCCGGCGGCAATGGAAAACCTAATCACAGCCGATACAGCCCATCTTGTGGACGTCAAACTTGTCGTCGAGGCTGCCAATGGACCTACCGACCCGGACGGCGATGTGATCCTCCGGAAAAAAGGAATAGAGGTCATTCCGGATATTCTCTGCAACTCGGGCGGAGTAATCGTCAGCTACTTTGAGTGGCTTCAGAATAAACGCAGCGAGAACTGGGAACTTGAAGAGGTCGATAGTAAACTCCAGAAGAAGATATTGGGCGGCTATGAACGTGTGAGCAGCACTGCGAAGAAGTACGAGACTGATTGGCGTACGGCCGCCTATATCGTTGCTCTCAAACGCCTGGAGACGGTCTACAGAGAACGCGGCATTTTTCCATGA
- the atpE gene encoding ATP synthase F0 subunit C → MSLQIALGFALPVSLAIAALGSGLGLGKMGSSAMEAMGRQPEAAGKIQIAMIIGFGFIEALTIYAFVTMFFLSGKI, encoded by the coding sequence GTGAGTCTTCAGATAGCGCTAGGTTTTGCTTTGCCTGTCTCGCTTGCGATTGCAGCGTTGGGCTCCGGGCTGGGTCTTGGAAAGATGGGTTCGTCCGCGATGGAAGCCATGGGACGGCAGCCTGAGGCGGCAGGAAAGATTCAGATTGCGATGATCATTGGATTTGGATTCATCGAGGCTCTTACGATCTACGCATTCGTGACCATGTTCTTCCTCTCGGGAAAAATCTAG
- a CDS encoding ATP-binding protein: protein MESPEFIQVTIDKSHITTLGERLYAESIEFVRELVNNAYDADATLVSVLVSENSIEISDNGSGMDREGLKQYFNIGSQQKLYSPKSPVYRRDRIGQFGIGKFASLGACKRFEVITRKEDFVARVVFDKDRWEKEVDEWKLPLEILPPHFRRENGTTVILSALEKEFEPADIEAKIIEGTPIKAPHFRVRINAHTVTPRSLSGHRIPLLEGTAFGPITGEIIVLAETASAETQPGIEIKVKQVTIRRELLGMETWGKVMARVRGEVNADFLPITSDRTGFLKDSGEYKSFLEVMERVMENVREYLQRLTAKKEGRRVSHALKEALQRIYRALAANPDLSPFGALPVGGGEGGIGHAAPVAKKREGADEEVKSEEKRPEPPKKRKKRPKVKALTPNAIIKRMKFGETGVSCVVDSYGEDSAEVFSEETTIYINRDHPLYRREAARADTHTLNLARLITQEIALMKDPKNPRQAFNRQSKLLRDAFIERVD from the coding sequence ATGGAATCCCCGGAATTCATTCAGGTAACAATCGACAAGAGCCACATAACGACCCTAGGAGAGAGACTCTATGCTGAGAGCATCGAGTTTGTGAGGGAACTCGTCAACAACGCTTATGATGCTGATGCCACTCTGGTCAGTGTCCTGGTCTCGGAGAACTCAATAGAGATAAGCGACAATGGAAGCGGCATGGACAGAGAAGGGCTCAAGCAGTATTTCAACATCGGCTCTCAGCAGAAGCTCTATTCTCCAAAATCTCCCGTGTACCGGAGAGACAGGATAGGGCAGTTCGGCATCGGCAAGTTCGCGAGTCTTGGGGCCTGCAAGAGGTTTGAAGTCATTACCAGGAAAGAGGACTTTGTAGCAAGAGTCGTTTTCGACAAGGATCGGTGGGAAAAGGAAGTAGATGAATGGAAGCTTCCGCTTGAGATACTTCCTCCTCACTTCAGAAGAGAAAACGGTACGACCGTCATCTTGTCCGCGTTGGAAAAGGAATTTGAGCCAGCGGACATAGAGGCAAAGATAATAGAAGGAACACCAATCAAGGCCCCTCACTTCCGGGTGAGAATAAACGCCCATACTGTAACTCCAAGGAGCCTTTCGGGACACAGAATTCCTCTTCTTGAGGGAACAGCTTTCGGGCCCATAACGGGAGAGATAATAGTCCTGGCCGAGACTGCGTCTGCTGAGACACAGCCAGGCATCGAGATAAAGGTGAAACAGGTGACGATTCGAAGAGAGCTCCTTGGAATGGAAACATGGGGGAAGGTGATGGCAAGGGTGAGAGGAGAGGTTAATGCCGACTTCCTTCCCATAACCAGCGACAGGACCGGGTTCCTAAAAGACTCAGGCGAGTACAAGAGCTTTCTTGAGGTGATGGAACGAGTAATGGAAAATGTGAGGGAATATCTTCAGAGGCTGACTGCCAAGAAGGAAGGAAGAAGGGTTAGCCATGCGCTCAAGGAAGCCCTGCAAAGAATCTACAGGGCACTTGCCGCGAATCCTGACCTTTCACCGTTTGGAGCTCTTCCCGTAGGCGGTGGGGAAGGGGGCATTGGGCATGCTGCTCCGGTCGCCAAGAAGCGCGAAGGAGCGGATGAGGAGGTGAAGTCCGAAGAAAAGCGTCCTGAACCCCCAAAGAAAAGAAAGAAACGTCCGAAAGTAAAGGCACTCACGCCTAATGCAATCATCAAGAGAATGAAATTCGGCGAAACGGGCGTCTCATGTGTAGTTGACAGTTATGGGGAAGATAGCGCTGAGGTCTTCTCAGAGGAGACGACTATATACATAAACCGTGACCATCCGCTTTACAGGAGAGAAGCCGCGAGAGCCGACACGCACACGTTGAATCTTGCCCGGCTTATCACTCAGGAGATTGCTCTTATGAAGGACCCTAAGAACCCGAGGCAGGCATTCAACCGTCAGAGCAAGCTTCTTAGGGACGCGTTTATTGAGAGGGTCGATTAG